The proteins below are encoded in one region of Anguilla anguilla isolate fAngAng1 chromosome 3, fAngAng1.pri, whole genome shotgun sequence:
- the lrrc58b gene encoding leucine-rich repeat-containing protein 58 isoform X1, with amino-acid sequence MEVFDGADRGENVLDLSRLNLDSLSLDNISEERRKDTKQLYLTYNRLTVLPEHVCLFANLEFIDISNNGLSVICEEMARLNKLKTLLAKNNRLDEFSLPKDFGSMQIEVLNLSGNRFEELPTQCLKLQRLKSLSVGGNRLKAIPAEIEDLTSLELLYLGGNLISAIPPELANLPFLSYLVLCDNRIQSVPPQLARLYSLRSLSLHNNLLTYLPREILSLVHLQELSLRGNPLVVRFVKDMTYDPPSLLELAGRTIKSRNLAYCSLDLPPHLRHYLDLASKCPNPKCAGVYFDSCVRHIKFVDFCGKYRLPLMHYLCSPECTSPCSSNPQSDADSEDENSVPADRLQRVLLG; translated from the exons ATGGAGGTCTTCGATGGGGCTGACCGTGGAGAGAATGTTTTAGACTTGTCTCGCCTGAATCTGGACAGTTTGAGTTTGGATAATATAAGcgaagagagaaggaaagacacCAAGCAGCTGTACTTGACTTACAACCGACTGACAGTGTTGCCGGAGCATGTCTGTCTGTTCGCGAACCTTGAGTTTATAGATATCAGCAATAATGGACTCTCGGTTATATGTGAAGAAATGGCTAGGTTGAACAAGCTAAAAACGCTCCTAGCGAAGAACAATCGTCTGGACGAGTTTTCGCTACCCAAGGATTTCGGTTCCATGCAAATCGAAGTGTTAAATTTAAGTGGAAACAGATTTGAGGAGCTGCCGACCCAGTGTCTGAAATTGCAGCGACTGAAGTCCCTTTCGGTTGGGGGAAACAGACTCAAAGCAATCCCGGCAGAAATAGAAGATTTAACAAG tCTGGAGCTGCTGTATCTTGGCGGTAACCTCATCAGCGCCATCCCCCCCGAGCTGGCCAACCTGCCGTTCCTCTCCTACCTGGTTCTGTGTGACAACCGCATCCAGAGTGTTCCGCCCCAGCTCGCCAG GCTCTACTCCCTGCGCTCCCTGAGCCTCCACAACAACCTGCTCACCTACCTGCCTCGCGAGATCCTCAGCCTGGTGCACCTGCAGGAGCTCAGTCTCCGCGGCAACCCCTTGGTGGTGCGGTTCGTCAAGGACATGACCTACGACCCCCCGTCGCTGCTGGAGCTGGCCGGACGCACCATCAAGTCCCGAAACCTGGCGTACTGCTCCCTGGACCTGCCGCCCCACCTGCGCCACTACCTGGACCTGGCCAGCAAGTGCCCCAACCCCAAATGTGCag GCGTGTACTTTGACTCGTGCGTGCGGCACATCAAGTTTGTGGACTTCTGCGGGAAGTACCGGCTCCCGCTCATGCACTACCTGTGTTCCCCAGAATGCACCTCTCCCTGCAGCTCCAACCCGCAGAGCGACGCCGACTCGGAGGACGAGAACAGCGTGCCCGCCGACCGGCTGCAGAGGGTGCTGCTGGGATAG
- the lrrc58b gene encoding leucine-rich repeat-containing protein 58 isoform X2: MEVFDGADRGENVLDLSRLNLDSLSLDNISEERRKDTKQLYLTYNRLTVLPEHVCLFANLEFIDISNNGLSVICEEMARLNKLKTLLAKNNRLDEFSLPKDFGSMQIEVLNLSGNRFEELPTQCLKLQRLKSLSVGGNRLKAIPAEIEDLTSLELLYLGGNLISAIPPELANLPFLSYLVLCDNRIQSVPPQLARLYSLRSLSLHNNLLTYLPREILSLVHLQELSLRGNPLVVRFVKDMTYDPPSLLELAGRTIKSRNLAYCSLDLPPHLRHYLDLASKCPNPKCAECTSPCSSNPQSDADSEDENSVPADRLQRVLLG, encoded by the exons ATGGAGGTCTTCGATGGGGCTGACCGTGGAGAGAATGTTTTAGACTTGTCTCGCCTGAATCTGGACAGTTTGAGTTTGGATAATATAAGcgaagagagaaggaaagacacCAAGCAGCTGTACTTGACTTACAACCGACTGACAGTGTTGCCGGAGCATGTCTGTCTGTTCGCGAACCTTGAGTTTATAGATATCAGCAATAATGGACTCTCGGTTATATGTGAAGAAATGGCTAGGTTGAACAAGCTAAAAACGCTCCTAGCGAAGAACAATCGTCTGGACGAGTTTTCGCTACCCAAGGATTTCGGTTCCATGCAAATCGAAGTGTTAAATTTAAGTGGAAACAGATTTGAGGAGCTGCCGACCCAGTGTCTGAAATTGCAGCGACTGAAGTCCCTTTCGGTTGGGGGAAACAGACTCAAAGCAATCCCGGCAGAAATAGAAGATTTAACAAG tCTGGAGCTGCTGTATCTTGGCGGTAACCTCATCAGCGCCATCCCCCCCGAGCTGGCCAACCTGCCGTTCCTCTCCTACCTGGTTCTGTGTGACAACCGCATCCAGAGTGTTCCGCCCCAGCTCGCCAG GCTCTACTCCCTGCGCTCCCTGAGCCTCCACAACAACCTGCTCACCTACCTGCCTCGCGAGATCCTCAGCCTGGTGCACCTGCAGGAGCTCAGTCTCCGCGGCAACCCCTTGGTGGTGCGGTTCGTCAAGGACATGACCTACGACCCCCCGTCGCTGCTGGAGCTGGCCGGACGCACCATCAAGTCCCGAAACCTGGCGTACTGCTCCCTGGACCTGCCGCCCCACCTGCGCCACTACCTGGACCTGGCCAGCAAGTGCCCCAACCCCAAATGTGCag AATGCACCTCTCCCTGCAGCTCCAACCCGCAGAGCGACGCCGACTCGGAGGACGAGAACAGCGTGCCCGCCGACCGGCTGCAGAGGGTGCTGCTGGGATAG
- the fstl1b gene encoding follistatin-related protein 1b: MMFRSIPVLVLLAIAFCHAEEVKSKSKVCANVFCGAGRECAVTEKGEPTCLCIEQCKPHKRSVCGSNGKTYRNHCELHRDACLTGLKIQVAHDGHCEEKKAEKAVASPIVCYLGDRNELRSRVIEWLQAEVVPDGWFSKGSNFSDILLKYFKNYDNGDSQLDSAEFLKFIQHNETAVNISSFTDEESNRLLRSLCVDALIELSDENADWKLSFDEFLNCLKPGFSPPEKKCALEDETYEDGAETQVECNRCVCACGNWVCTAMTCEGKDRPVLEETEGADQEMTEEEWTRRVAELNKHQETVEKMKSSTKEV, translated from the exons gaggtGAAGAGCAAGTCGAAGGTTTGCGCCAACGTGTTCTGCGGGGCGGGACGGGAGTGCGCCGTGACCGAGAAGGGGGAGCCCACCTGCCTGTGCAtcgag caaTGTAAGCCACACAAGCGCTCGGTGTGCGGCAGCAATGGGAAGACGTACCGTAACCACTGCGAGCTGCACCGCGACGCCTGCCTCACCGGCCTCAAGATCCAGGTGGCGCACGACGGCCACTGCGAGG AGAAGAAAGCCGAGAAAGCGGTTGCCAGCCCAA TTGTGTGTTACCTGGGCGACCGTAACGAGCTGCGCAGTCGGGTGATCGAGTGGCTGCAGGCTGAGGTCGTGCCCGACGGCTGGTTTTCCAAGGGCTCCAACTTCTCCGACATCCTGCTGAAGTACTTCAAG AATTACGATAACGGAGACTCTCAGCTGGACTCTGCCGAGTTCCTCAAGTTCATCCAGCACAACGAGACGGCCGTCAACATCAGCTCCTTCACCGACGAGGAGAGCAACCGCCTGCTCAG GAGCCTGTGTGTGGACGCCCTCATCGAGCTCTCCGATGAGAACGCCGACTGGAAGCTGAGCTTCGACGAGTTCCTCAACTGCCTGAAGCCCGGCTTCAGTCCCCCAGAGAAGA AGTGTGCGCTGGAGGACGAGACGTACGAGGATGGGGCGGAGACTCAGGTGGAGTGCAACCGCTGCGTCTGCGCCTGCGGCAACTGGGTGTGCACCGCCATGACCTGCGAAG gtaagGACAGGCCGGTAttggaggagacagagggagctGATCAGGAGATGACTGAGGAGGAGTGGACCCGGCGTGTGGCCGAGCTCAACAAACACCAG GAGACGGTGGAGAAGATGAAGTCCAGCACTAAGGAGGTCTAG